From the Gordonia bronchialis DSM 43247 genome, one window contains:
- a CDS encoding branched-chain amino acid ABC transporter substrate-binding protein, which yields MVSSSQPAKGRRRKLLWAALVAGVLAVALLAVVGVSVFRSNGESNASSTDGALPGTFVPLTEINADGSVAAHDENQALDPRGSGHATCPVTTIAWAGPLSGERTERASGMRNGVGLAVSAHNEANPGCQVRLREFDTEGTPERAAQLPAGILGDPSVVGLVGPWTSGEAFAMGPALNTAGLVFASPSATSPKLVQSGWRTFFRGTITDQDLGVAAANHMSKTRRFNKVCVVGNDSDSSSDLAPTVAANLGQAAAVGCVLTVTRGANDYSEQVSRIKQIAPDAVFYAGTYLEASALVRQLRAAAVTSVFLAGPDSVYNPRFPATAGPAASRSLVTCPCGPATPKFSAAYRDKFQQEPFVFASEPYDLATIMLAAIDSGVTTRAAMADYFRRYSGSGMARDYQWSANGELTFPRAWVFEVS from the coding sequence TTGGTCTCGTCGTCTCAACCAGCGAAAGGGCGTCGGCGCAAGCTGCTGTGGGCGGCCCTCGTCGCCGGCGTTCTGGCCGTCGCGTTGCTCGCCGTCGTCGGTGTGTCCGTGTTCAGGTCGAACGGAGAATCCAACGCGTCGTCCACTGATGGCGCTCTGCCGGGCACCTTTGTGCCGCTCACGGAGATCAACGCCGACGGCAGCGTGGCCGCCCACGACGAGAATCAGGCACTCGATCCTCGCGGATCGGGACATGCGACCTGTCCGGTGACAACGATCGCCTGGGCTGGGCCGCTGAGTGGCGAGCGGACTGAGCGAGCGAGCGGCATGCGCAACGGGGTCGGCCTTGCCGTTTCCGCTCACAATGAGGCAAATCCCGGCTGCCAGGTGAGACTTCGTGAATTCGACACGGAGGGCACACCCGAGCGGGCCGCCCAACTGCCAGCCGGCATCCTCGGCGATCCGTCGGTCGTCGGTCTCGTGGGACCCTGGACATCGGGAGAGGCTTTCGCGATGGGTCCGGCACTCAACACCGCTGGCCTTGTATTTGCCAGTCCGTCGGCCACATCCCCGAAGTTGGTCCAGTCCGGGTGGCGCACCTTCTTCCGGGGCACCATCACCGACCAGGATCTCGGTGTCGCCGCGGCGAACCACATGTCCAAGACCCGACGATTCAACAAGGTCTGTGTAGTGGGCAACGACTCCGACAGCTCAAGCGATCTCGCACCGACGGTGGCCGCGAACCTGGGACAGGCAGCTGCCGTCGGATGCGTTCTCACCGTCACGCGCGGGGCCAATGACTACTCGGAGCAGGTCTCACGGATCAAGCAAATCGCTCCGGATGCGGTCTTCTACGCCGGCACCTACCTGGAGGCGTCGGCGTTGGTGCGCCAGCTGCGGGCGGCCGCGGTGACATCAGTCTTTCTCGCGGGTCCTGACTCGGTGTACAACCCGCGCTTCCCGGCAACGGCCGGTCCAGCTGCGTCGCGCAGCTTGGTGACCTGTCCGTGCGGACCAGCGACTCCGAAGTTCAGCGCCGCCTACCGCGACAAGTTCCAGCAGGAGCCCTTCGTCTTTGCCTCGGAGCCATACGATCTGGCCACCATCATGTTGGCAGCGATCGACTCAGGTGTGACCACGCGCGCTGCCATGGCGGACTACTTCCGCCGCTACAGCGGGTCCGGCATGGCACGCGACTACCAGTGGTCTGCCAACGGAGAGCTGACCTTTCCGCGCGCCTGGGTATTCGAGGTCAGTTGA
- a CDS encoding 2'-5' RNA ligase family protein, with translation MAHSIELLPDDETDALTRAQWRALVDADLPSAATIRSSTNRPHVTLVAAGRISASADTAILPVAQRLPIRARLGAPIVFGGGSHHTLARLVVPSSDLLSIHAQVARLAGPAMVDDAGAPTLFAHSAPGCWTPHITLARRLSGEQVAAALAVLATVDSREPAIVFDAVRRWDSDAKSEHVLPGRAC, from the coding sequence GTGGCGCATTCCATCGAGCTCCTACCCGACGACGAGACCGACGCCCTCACCCGCGCCCAGTGGCGGGCGCTCGTCGATGCCGACCTGCCCAGCGCCGCGACGATCAGATCGTCCACCAACCGCCCACACGTCACGCTCGTGGCGGCCGGCCGGATCTCGGCGAGCGCCGACACCGCGATCCTGCCGGTGGCCCAGCGCCTGCCGATACGCGCCCGCCTCGGTGCCCCGATCGTCTTCGGCGGTGGCTCGCATCACACGCTCGCGCGACTGGTGGTGCCGTCGAGCGACCTGCTCTCCATCCATGCGCAGGTGGCCCGGCTCGCCGGTCCCGCCATGGTCGACGATGCGGGCGCCCCAACGCTTTTCGCGCACAGCGCACCGGGATGCTGGACTCCGCACATCACACTGGCACGACGACTGTCCGGCGAGCAGGTCGCCGCGGCGCTCGCCGTCCTGGCGACCGTCGACAGCCGGGAGCCCGCCATCGTCTTCGACGCGGTGCGACGCTGGGACTCGGATGCGAAGAGCGAGCACGTACTACCGGGACGCGCCTGCTGA
- a CDS encoding class I SAM-dependent methyltransferase: MNCDVPDAPRAPRLLPDVDSQISMQANRSWWDSDAEEYHREHGEFLGTGRDGGDFVWCPEGVREEDAHLLGDIADRDVLEIGCGSAPCARWLTAHGARAVGIDLSRRMLAIGVAAMGRDARRVPLIQATAEALPFADDSFDSACSAFGAVPFVADSARVMAEVARVLRPGGRWVFAVNHPMRWMFPDDPGPDGLTVSIPYFSRTPYVETDETGEVTYVEHHRTIGDRVREIRAAGLILDDIIEPEWPDGFDRVWGQWSPLRGSYFPGTAIFVSHLSEDRRAIN, encoded by the coding sequence GTGAACTGCGACGTCCCTGATGCCCCGCGAGCGCCACGACTGCTACCCGACGTCGATTCGCAGATCAGTATGCAGGCGAATCGCTCCTGGTGGGATTCCGACGCCGAGGAGTATCACCGTGAGCACGGCGAGTTTCTCGGCACCGGCCGCGACGGTGGTGATTTCGTCTGGTGCCCAGAAGGTGTCCGCGAGGAGGATGCCCACCTCCTCGGCGACATCGCCGATCGGGATGTGTTGGAGATCGGCTGCGGATCGGCACCATGCGCGCGCTGGCTGACCGCACACGGCGCACGCGCGGTCGGCATCGATCTGTCGCGTCGGATGCTGGCGATCGGGGTCGCGGCGATGGGCCGCGACGCTCGGCGGGTCCCGCTGATCCAGGCAACCGCCGAGGCACTCCCCTTTGCCGACGATTCCTTCGACTCCGCGTGTTCGGCCTTCGGCGCGGTCCCGTTCGTGGCCGACTCCGCCCGGGTGATGGCCGAGGTCGCCCGGGTACTGCGTCCCGGCGGACGGTGGGTGTTCGCGGTGAATCATCCGATGCGCTGGATGTTCCCCGACGATCCCGGCCCCGACGGCCTGACGGTCTCCATCCCCTACTTCAGCCGTACCCCCTACGTCGAGACCGACGAGACGGGTGAGGTCACCTACGTCGAACATCACCGCACCATCGGTGACCGGGTCCGCGAGATCCGCGCCGCCGGACTGATCCTCGACGACATCATCGAACCGGAGTGGCCCGACGGTTTCGACCGCGTCTGGGGTCAATGGAGTCCGTTGCGGGGCAGCTACTTTCCGGGCACCGCGATTTTTGTGTCGCATCTGTCGGAGGATCGCCGCGCAATCAACTGA
- a CDS encoding serine/threonine-protein kinase, which yields MSHITVQADGCDAPSIRTRGGALEVPAVNLETGARFAGYRVLRMIGQGGMGQVYLVEHPHLGRLEALKLIAVDHGDPQFEERFTREARTAAALKHPGIVTIYHYGIEERTPWFTMDFVDGADLASGQHLTSAEVGVVIARAAEALDYAHHHDVVHRDVKPANIMVTRAEDSTALDRVVLLDFGIARLMSGARLTATSAFIGTFRYAAPEVLEGVSATDRADQYSLASTAFELLTGGRHSPPSTRVRWSRRS from the coding sequence GTGAGTCACATCACAGTTCAGGCGGATGGCTGTGACGCTCCGAGCATCCGCACCCGGGGGGGGGCGCTGGAGGTCCCTGCTGTGAATCTTGAAACCGGGGCACGGTTCGCCGGGTATCGGGTGCTGCGCATGATCGGGCAAGGCGGAATGGGGCAGGTCTACCTTGTCGAGCATCCGCACCTGGGTCGCCTGGAGGCGCTGAAGCTGATCGCGGTCGACCATGGCGACCCACAGTTCGAAGAACGGTTCACACGCGAGGCCAGAACGGCGGCAGCGCTGAAACACCCCGGCATCGTGACCATCTATCACTACGGGATCGAGGAGCGGACCCCGTGGTTCACCATGGACTTCGTCGACGGCGCCGACCTGGCCTCGGGTCAGCATCTGACGAGCGCTGAAGTGGGCGTGGTGATTGCTCGAGCTGCGGAGGCTCTCGACTACGCGCATCACCACGACGTGGTGCACCGAGATGTCAAGCCGGCCAACATCATGGTTACTCGAGCCGAGGACTCGACCGCCCTCGATCGTGTGGTTTTGCTGGACTTCGGCATCGCCCGCCTGATGTCCGGTGCGCGGTTGACAGCGACCTCCGCGTTCATCGGGACATTTCGCTACGCGGCACCGGAGGTGCTGGAGGGGGTGTCGGCCACCGATCGCGCCGATCAGTATTCGCTCGCGTCGACCGCGTTCGAACTACTGACAGGGGGGCGCCATTCACCGCCGAGCACCCGGGTGCGTTGGTCGCGGCGCAGTTGA